One window of the Solanum stenotomum isolate F172 chromosome 11, ASM1918654v1, whole genome shotgun sequence genome contains the following:
- the LOC125845388 gene encoding putative F-box protein PP2-B12, with protein CLSMLPEGCIAEILAFTSPPDVCRFSLVSTSLHSAADSDSVWAKFLPSDYPSIIAKSETPIPDFRSLKDVYVYLADHPLLIDEGRKTFSLDKWTGKKCYFLGARDLNITWGDTPEYWEWTSVPESRFPEVAQLKLVWWLQIWGTIRAGILSPLTSYTAYFVYKLEDDSYGFDARNVEVSVGISGVESTNVRIAFLNPDHPSNMELDHKPVPKLRDDGWFELELGIFLTESEDDCIELRMEDVKTGCHAKGGLIVEGFEIRPTIA; from the exons TGTCTGTCGATGCTACCGGAGGGATGTATCGCCGAGATCTTGGCCTTTACGAGCCCGCCGGACGTTTGTCGCTTTTCTTTAGTCTCTACATCTCTCCATTCTGCCGCCGATTCTGATTCCGTTTGGGCAAAGTTTCTGCCGTCCGATTATCCGTCCATCATCGCCAAATCAGAGACTCCAATCCCCGATTTCCGATCACTCAAGGATGTCTATGTTTATCTCGCCGATCATCCACTCTTAATTGATGAAGGTCGCAAg ACTTTCTCACTGGATAAATGGACCGGAAAGAAATGCTACTTCTTAGGTGCAAGAGATCTTAATATAACATGGGGTGATACGCCAGAATACTGGGAATGGACTTCTGTACCAGAGTCCAG GTTTCCAGAGGTGGCTCAGCTGAAACTTGTATGGTGGCTTCAAATTTGGGGCACAATAAGAGCTGGGATTCTATCACCACTGACATCCTATACAGCTTACTTTGTTTACAAGTTGGAAGATGATTCTTATGGGTTTGATGCTAGAAACGTGGAGGTTTCAGTTGGAATTTCTGGTGTTGAATCTACAAATGTGCGGATTGCTTTTTTGAATCCGGATCATCCTAGTAACATGGAGCTTGATCATAAACCAGTTCCTAAACTTAGAGATGATGGCTGGTTTGAGTTAGAATTGGGTATTTTTTTGACTGAAAGTGAAGATGATTGCATAGAGTTGAGAATGGAAGATGTGAAGACTGGTTGTCATGCAAAAGGAGGACTTAttgttgaaggatttgagaTAAGGCCAACAATTGCTTAA
- the LOC125845385 gene encoding uncharacterized protein At2g27730, mitochondrial-like isoform X1, with protein MAMRSVVSSSGVCRLMEGGGRSSISGLRYFSDSKGRIFSEEERAKEAVYIQKMERERMEKARKKAEKERAEREKADKENMGRIDPANPGSSVGVETL; from the exons ATGGCAATGAGATCTGTCGTTTCAAGCAGTGGAGTATGTCGTTTAATGGAAGGTGGTGGAAGATCATCGATTTCCGGCCTTCGTTACTTTTCCGACAGCAAAGGTCGAATTTTCAGTGAAGAAGAACGTGCCAAAGAGGCTGTTTACATTCAG AAAATGGAAAGGGAGAGGATGGAGAAGGCGAGGAAGAAAGCTGAAAAGGAGAGAGCTGAGAGAGAGAAAGCTGATAAG GAGAACATGGGTAGAATTGACCCTGCTAACCCTGGTTCATCTGTTGGAGTGGAGACTCTGTAG
- the LOC125845385 gene encoding uncharacterized protein At2g27730, mitochondrial-like isoform X3, with protein sequence MAMRSVVSSSGVCRLMEGGGRSSISGLRYFSDSKGRIFSEEERAKEAVYIQKMERERMEKARKKAEKERAEREKADKKAEEEAHKS encoded by the exons ATGGCAATGAGATCTGTCGTTTCAAGCAGTGGAGTATGTCGTTTAATGGAAGGTGGTGGAAGATCATCGATTTCCGGCCTTCGTTACTTTTCCGACAGCAAAGGTCGAATTTTCAGTGAAGAAGAACGTGCCAAAGAGGCTGTTTACATTCAG AAAATGGAAAGGGAGAGGATGGAGAAGGCGAGGAAGAAAGCTGAAAAGGAGAGAGCTGAGAGAGAGAAAGCTGATAAG AAGGCTGAAGAAGAGGCTCATAAGAGCTGA
- the LOC125845385 gene encoding uncharacterized protein LOC125845385 isoform X2, with protein MAMRSVVSSSGVCRLMEGGGRSSISGLRYFSDSKGRIFSEEERAKEAVYIQKMERERMEKARKKAEKERAEREKADKQKAEEEAHKS; from the exons ATGGCAATGAGATCTGTCGTTTCAAGCAGTGGAGTATGTCGTTTAATGGAAGGTGGTGGAAGATCATCGATTTCCGGCCTTCGTTACTTTTCCGACAGCAAAGGTCGAATTTTCAGTGAAGAAGAACGTGCCAAAGAGGCTGTTTACATTCAG AAAATGGAAAGGGAGAGGATGGAGAAGGCGAGGAAGAAAGCTGAAAAGGAGAGAGCTGAGAGAGAGAAAGCTGATAAG caGAAGGCTGAAGAAGAGGCTCATAAGAGCTGA
- the LOC125845364 gene encoding uncharacterized protein LOC125845364 codes for MYHPTRGGVRGGRDQFSWDDVKVDKHRENYIGHSVKAAVGRWQKGKDLHWYTRDKKSQDKDMEAAKEEIRRIKEEEEQSMREALGLAPKRATRPQGTRLDKHELSELVKRGSTAEDLGAGHSEAARVDGLGFSKLPKPWEEPTSPSAFPSNPVDEPVEKINANLPAVAPLQNEEESEDERSQKKKRREEKRREKDERREKRHLHDTNDRRKHSRDSDERRKRSRDSDGKRKHTHDSDDRKKHKKDKEKRRRHDSDSD; via the exons ATGTATCATCCTACTAGAGGCGGCGTTCGTGGCGGCCGAGATC AATTTAGCTGGGATGATGTGAAGGTTGATAAACATCGAGAAAATTATATAGGTCATAGTGTCAAAGCAGCAGTTGGGAGATGGCAGAAAG GGAAAGATCTTCATTGGTACACCCGCGATAAGAAATCCCAGGATAAGGATATGGAGGCAGCAAAAGAAGAAATACGTAGGATTAAAGAAGAGGAGGAGCAGTCAATGAGGGAGGCTCTGGGCTTAGCTCCTAAGCGTGCCACACGTCCTCAAGGTACTCGGCTAGACAAGcatgagttgtctgaacttgTCAAGAGAGGTTCAACTGCAGAAGACTTGGGAGCAGGGCATTCTGAAGCAGCTCGGGTGGACGGTCTTGGTTTCTCAAA ATTGCCCAAACCTTGGGAAGAACCAACTTCACCATCAGCTTTTCCATCTAATCCAGTCGATGAGCCTGTAGAAAAGATTAATGCAAATCTCCCTGCTGTTGCACCCCTACAGAATGAAGAAGAGTCCGAGGATGAAAGGAGCCAAAAGAAGAAGAGGCGAGAAGAGAAGAGACGGGAAAAGGATGAGAGGAGAGAGAAGCGACATTTGCATGATACAAATGATAGGAGGAAGCATTCCCGCGATTCAGATGAGAGGAGGAAACGTTCCCGTGATTCTGACGGTAAGAGGAAGCACACCCACGATTCAGATGACAGGAAGAAACACAAGAAagacaaggagaagagaagaagacatgATTCTGATTCAGATTAA
- the LOC125845372 gene encoding uncharacterized protein At2g38710 — protein MVSANREMAVYCFDTLVSHYNKEQPPPPAFDEGEHPLFVTWKKVVNGGEPRLRGCIGTLEARCIVNGFKDYALTSALRDRRFPPIQAKELPTLQCTVSILTHYETAANYLDWEVGKHGIIIEFTDPNYNTRRNATYLPEVAAHEGWTVIEAIDSLIRKAGYNGPITESLRKQIHLTRYQSTLFTMQYSEYVDHVKETRGLDPTLNGVKP, from the exons ATGGTGTCTGCAAATAGGGAGATGGCTGTTTACTGTTTTGATACATTGGTGTCTCACTACAACAAGGAACAACCTCCTCCTCCTGCTTTTGATGAGGGTGAACA CCCGCTGTTTGTGACTTGGAAGAAAGTGGTGAATGGTGGGGAGCCTCGTTTGCGCGGATGCATCGGCACTCTGGAAGCTCGCTGCATTGTTAATGGCTTTAAGGATTATGCTCTGACAAG TGCTCTTAGGGACCGTCGTTTTCCTCCGATACAGGCTAAAGAGTTACCTACTTTACAGTGTACAGTTTCAATTCTCACTCATTATGAGACTGCAGCTAACTACCTTGATTGGGAG GTAGGGAAGCATGGGataattattgaatttactGACCCTAACTATAACACAAGAAGAAATGCCACGTACCTACCTGAGGTGGCTGCTCATGAAG GGTGGACCGTTATAGAAGCAATTGACTCACTGATACGCAAAGCAGGTTATAATGGACCTATAACAGAATCATTGAGGAAGCAAATCCATCTAACTCGATACCAGAGCACATTATTTACTATGCAGTACAGTGAATATGTGGATCATGTGAAGGAAACCCGAGGTCTCGATCCAACTCTTAACGGTGTGAAACCTTGA
- the LOC125845366 gene encoding vesicle-associated membrane protein 727 produces the protein MNPKGLIYSFVARGTVVLAEHTPYSGNFSTIAVQCLQKLPSNSSKYTYSCDGHTFNFLLDSGFVFLVVADEPTGRSVPFVFLERVKDDFKKRYGSSIKNDGDPHPLADDNEEDDDLFGDRFSIAYNLDREFGPKLKEHMEYCMNHPDEMSKLSKLKAQITEVKGIMMDNIEKVLDRGEKIELLVDKTENLQFQADSFQRQGRQLRRKMWFQNLQMKLMVGGAIVIFIIIIWLFACGGFKC, from the exons ATGAATCCAAAAGGTTTGATTTATAGTTTTGTTGCGAGAGGGACTGTTGTTCTAGCCGAGCATACACCTTATTCAGGGAACTTTAGTACCATTGCTGTCCAGTGCTTGCAGAAGCTCCCTTCAAATAGTAGCAAGTATACATACTCATGCGATGGTCACACCTTCAACTTCCTTTTAGATAGTGGATTTG TCTTCCTAGTTGTTGCTGATGAACCAACAGGAAGAAGTGTACCGTTTGTGTTTCTTGAAAGGGTTAAGGATGATTTCAAGAAACGTTATGGTTCAAGTATCAAAAATGATGGCGATCCACATCCTCTTGCtgatgataatgaagaagatgatgatcTATTTGGGGATCGTTTTAGCATTGCGTACAATCTTGACAGAGAATTTGG GCCAAAACTTAAAGAGCACATGGAGTACTGTATGAACCATCCTGATGAAATGAGCAAGCTCTCTAAATTGAAGGCTCAAATCACAGAGGTCAAAGGAATAATGATGGACAATATTGAGAAG GTTTTGGATCGGGGTGAAAAGATTGAACTGTTAGTGGATAAAACCGAGAACCTTCAGTTCCAG GCTGACAGCTTCCAGAGGCAAGGAAGGCAGCTTCGTCGCAAGATGTGGTTTCAGAACCTTCAAATGAAACTAATGGTTGGAGGTGCTATTGTTATTTTCATTATCATCATTTGGCTTTTCGCTTGTGGAGGTTTCAAATGTTGA